One region of Pan paniscus chromosome 5, NHGRI_mPanPan1-v2.0_pri, whole genome shotgun sequence genomic DNA includes:
- the CCNC gene encoding cyclin-C isoform X1 — protein sequence MAGNFWQSSHYLQWILDKQDLLKERQKDLKFLSEEEYWKLQIFFTNVIQALGEHLKLRQQVIATATVYFKRFYARYSLKSIDPVLMAPTCVFLASKVEEFGVVSNTRLIAAATSVLKTRFSYAFPKEFPYRMNHILECEFYLLELMDCCLIVYHPYRPLLQYVQDMGQEDMLLPLAWRIVNDTYRTDLCLLYPPFMIALACLHVACVVQQKDARQWFAELSVDMEKILEIIRVILKLYEQWKNFDERKEMATILSKMPKPKPPPNSEGEQGPNGSQNSSYSQS from the exons ATGGCAGGGAACTTTTGGCAGAGCTCCCACTA TTTGCAATGGATTTTGGATAAACAAGATCTGTTGAAGGAGCGCCAAAAGGATTTAAAGTTTCTCTCAGAGGAAGAATATTGgaagttacaaatattttttacaaatg TTATCCAAGCATTGGGTGAACATCTTAAATTAAGACAACAAGTTATTGCCACTGCTACAGTATATTTCAAGAGATTCTATGCCAG GTATTCTCTGAAAAGTATAGATCCTGTATTAATGGCTCCTACATGTGTGTTTTTGGCATCCAAAGTAGAG gaATTTGGAGTAGTTTCAAATACAAGATTGATTGCTGCTGCTACTTCTGTAT taAAAACTAGATTTTCATATGCCTTTCCAAAGGAATTTCCTTATAGGATGAATCAT ATATTAGAATGTGAATTCTATCTGTTAGAACTAATG GATTGTTGCTTGATAGTGTATCATCCTTATAGACCTTTGCTCCAGTATGTGCAGGACATGGGCCAAGAAGACATGTTGCTTCCCCTTGCATG GAGGATAGTGAATGATACCTACAGAACGGATCTTTGCCTACTGTATCCTCCTTTCATGATAGCTTTAG CTTGCCTACATGTAGCCTGTGTTGTACAGCAGAAAGATGCCAGGCAATGGTTTGCTGAGCTTTCTGTGGATATGGAAAAG attttggaAATAATCAgggttattttaaaactatatgagCAGTGGAAGAATTTCGATGAGAGAAAAGAGATGGCAACCATTCTTAGTAAGATGCCAAAACCAAAACCACCTCCAAACAG TGAAGGAGAGCAGGGTCCAAATGGAAGTCAGAACTCTAGCTACAGCCAATCTTAA
- the CCNC gene encoding cyclin-C isoform X2, translating to MAGNFWQSSHYLQWILDKQDLLKERQKDLKFLSEEEYWKLQIFFTNVIQALGEHLKLRQQVIATATVYFKRFYARYSLKSIDPVLMAPTCVFLASKVEEFGVVSNTRLIAAATSVLKTRFSYAFPKEFPYRMNHILECEFYLLELMDCCLIVYHPYRPLLQYVQDMGQEDMLLPLAWRIVNDTYRTDLCLLYPPFMIALACLHVACVVQQKDARQWFAELSVDMEKILEIIRVILKLYEQWKNFDERKEMATILSKMPKPKPPPNRNSLSDSPLVAGPEAAR from the exons ATGGCAGGGAACTTTTGGCAGAGCTCCCACTA TTTGCAATGGATTTTGGATAAACAAGATCTGTTGAAGGAGCGCCAAAAGGATTTAAAGTTTCTCTCAGAGGAAGAATATTGgaagttacaaatattttttacaaatg TTATCCAAGCATTGGGTGAACATCTTAAATTAAGACAACAAGTTATTGCCACTGCTACAGTATATTTCAAGAGATTCTATGCCAG GTATTCTCTGAAAAGTATAGATCCTGTATTAATGGCTCCTACATGTGTGTTTTTGGCATCCAAAGTAGAG gaATTTGGAGTAGTTTCAAATACAAGATTGATTGCTGCTGCTACTTCTGTAT taAAAACTAGATTTTCATATGCCTTTCCAAAGGAATTTCCTTATAGGATGAATCAT ATATTAGAATGTGAATTCTATCTGTTAGAACTAATG GATTGTTGCTTGATAGTGTATCATCCTTATAGACCTTTGCTCCAGTATGTGCAGGACATGGGCCAAGAAGACATGTTGCTTCCCCTTGCATG GAGGATAGTGAATGATACCTACAGAACGGATCTTTGCCTACTGTATCCTCCTTTCATGATAGCTTTAG CTTGCCTACATGTAGCCTGTGTTGTACAGCAGAAAGATGCCAGGCAATGGTTTGCTGAGCTTTCTGTGGATATGGAAAAG attttggaAATAATCAgggttattttaaaactatatgagCAGTGGAAGAATTTCGATGAGAGAAAAGAGATGGCAACCATTCTTAGTAAGATGCCAAAACCAAAACCACCTCCAAACAG aaattccCTGAGTGATTCTCCACTAGTGGCAGGGCCTGAAGCTGCAAGATGA